One Sphingomonas sp. OV641 genomic window carries:
- a CDS encoding DMT family transporter — MKLRDFLLLVLICLVWGYSNVLSKIVVGNWSIPPLFFAAVRFAVVIAATIPWLLPMPRPRWRIIVIGLLMGAGNFALLFIGLQSASPSAAAVVIQIGVPFTTLLSIVMLGERIHWRRGLGIALTLAGVLLVVWNPDGVALSAGLWFVVGAAFTGSLGAVLMKQVEDVAPLRFQAWVGLVSFLPLALASAVFEQGQWTSAWAIGWPFVGAVLFAALVVSVVGHTSYYGLIRRYEANLLAPLTLMTPLFTIAFGVVLTGDRLDLRMAAGAMLALAGVLVVALRSRPQSPLLAEREQA, encoded by the coding sequence ATCTGCCTCGTGTGGGGCTACAGCAATGTGTTGAGCAAGATCGTGGTCGGCAACTGGAGCATTCCGCCGCTTTTCTTTGCCGCTGTCCGCTTCGCCGTGGTGATTGCCGCGACAATCCCGTGGCTGCTGCCGATGCCGCGGCCGCGCTGGCGCATCATCGTCATCGGTCTGTTGATGGGGGCGGGCAACTTCGCGTTGCTGTTCATCGGCTTGCAGTCGGCCAGCCCATCTGCCGCCGCCGTGGTGATCCAGATTGGCGTGCCGTTCACGACCCTCCTGTCGATCGTGATGCTGGGGGAACGGATCCATTGGCGACGCGGCCTCGGCATCGCGCTCACCCTGGCAGGCGTTCTGCTGGTGGTGTGGAACCCCGACGGCGTCGCGCTGTCGGCCGGGCTGTGGTTTGTGGTCGGTGCCGCCTTTACCGGCTCGCTCGGCGCGGTGCTGATGAAGCAGGTGGAGGATGTCGCACCGCTGCGCTTTCAGGCATGGGTCGGGCTCGTCTCCTTCCTGCCGCTGGCGCTTGCCTCGGCGGTTTTCGAGCAGGGTCAATGGACGAGCGCCTGGGCGATCGGATGGCCGTTCGTCGGCGCGGTCCTGTTCGCCGCGCTGGTCGTCTCGGTCGTCGGCCACACCAGCTATTACGGGCTGATCCGCCGCTATGAGGCCAACCTGCTCGCACCGCTCACGCTGATGACCCCGCTCTTCACTATCGCCTTCGGCGTCGTGCTGACTGGAGACCGGCTTGATCTCAGGATGGCGGCTGGTGCGATGCTGGCGCTGGCGGGCGTGCTGGTCGTGGCGCTCCGCTCCCGTCCGCAAAGCCCCTTGCTGGCCGAGCGGGAGCAGGCATGA